The following proteins come from a genomic window of Flavobacteriaceae bacterium MAR_2010_188:
- a CDS encoding arginine decarboxylase produces the protein MNTKYIDLISQTFDFPQEEFKVEANSLHFHGVDLMKLMKEYGSPLKFTYLPQISNNIHRAINWFSEAMKKAEYKGKYYYCYCTKSSHFKHVMNEAFKNDIHIETSSAFDIDIVEKLKKAGKINDKAYVICNGFKRSQYVTNIGRLINNGHKNCIPIIDNYEELDLLSAEIKGKFKVGIRIASEEEPKFEFYTSRLGIGYKNIVPFYRDMIKDNKKVELKMLHFFINTGIRDNAYYWNELSKCLKVYTNLKKICPTLNSLNIGGGFPIKNSLAFDFEYDYMIEEIINQISLACEEADVDVPDIFTEFGSFTVGESGGAIYEVLYQKQQNDREKWNMINSSFITTLPDTWAISKRFIMLPINRWSDSYERVLLGGLTCDSDDYYNSEQHMNAIYLPKYNKEKPLYIGFFNIGAYQETIGGFGGLQHCLIPSPKHILIDRNEDGELETSIFSEQQKSEDLLKILGYDEK, from the coding sequence ATGAATACAAAATATATAGACTTAATCAGTCAGACTTTCGATTTTCCTCAAGAGGAGTTTAAAGTAGAGGCTAACAGCTTACATTTTCACGGTGTCGATTTAATGAAATTGATGAAGGAATATGGTTCGCCGTTAAAATTTACGTATCTCCCACAGATTTCCAATAATATACATAGGGCAATAAATTGGTTCTCTGAAGCGATGAAAAAAGCTGAGTATAAAGGGAAATACTATTATTGCTATTGTACCAAAAGCTCTCACTTTAAACATGTGATGAACGAAGCTTTTAAGAACGACATCCATATCGAGACGTCTTCTGCTTTTGATATTGACATAGTAGAGAAACTTAAAAAAGCTGGTAAGATAAATGACAAGGCTTACGTTATTTGCAATGGCTTTAAACGGTCGCAATATGTTACGAATATTGGTCGCCTGATTAACAACGGACACAAGAACTGCATCCCGATCATCGATAATTACGAAGAATTGGATTTGCTTTCCGCAGAAATTAAGGGAAAATTTAAAGTCGGTATTCGAATTGCTTCGGAAGAAGAGCCAAAATTTGAGTTTTATACGTCTCGTTTAGGTATCGGATATAAAAATATTGTTCCTTTTTACAGGGATATGATAAAGGATAATAAGAAGGTTGAATTGAAAATGCTTCACTTTTTTATTAATACTGGTATTAGGGATAACGCCTATTATTGGAATGAACTTTCTAAATGTTTGAAGGTTTATACTAATTTGAAGAAAATATGTCCAACCTTAAATAGTTTGAACATTGGCGGAGGATTCCCGATAAAGAATTCTTTGGCCTTCGATTTTGAGTACGATTATATGATTGAAGAGATCATTAATCAAATTTCCTTGGCATGTGAAGAAGCAGATGTAGACGTACCCGATATTTTTACTGAATTTGGTAGTTTTACCGTAGGTGAATCTGGAGGAGCAATCTATGAAGTGCTTTACCAAAAACAACAGAACGATAGGGAAAAATGGAACATGATCAATTCATCTTTTATCACAACCTTGCCAGATACTTGGGCAATTAGTAAAAGATTTATTATGTTGCCAATAAATCGCTGGTCAGATAGTTATGAAAGAGTATTGTTGGGGGGACTAACCTGCGACTCGGATGACTATTATAATAGTGAACAGCATATGAATGCGATTTACCTACCTAAATACAATAAGGAAAAACCTTTGTATATTGGGTTTTTTAATATCGGCGCTTACCAAGAAACCATTGGTGGTTTTGGCGGGCTTCAACATTGCTTAATTCCTTCTCCTAAGCATATTTTGATCGATAGAAATGAAGACGGAGAATTAGAAACATCAATTTTTAGCGAACAACAAAAAAGTGAAGACTTACTTAAAATATTAGGTTACGATGAAAAATAG
- a CDS encoding agmatinase → MKNRTYAGIEEEYSKLETSKVILIPVPYDGTSTYQKGSDKGPEAFLDASDNMELYDIETESEVYKQGIHVTEPITENDSPESMVNAVHEITKKYILKNKFVTTIGGEHSISIGSIRAFNECFDNLTVLQIDAHADLRKSYNGSKFNHACAVYEASQSTNLIQVGIRSMDAIETTIIDNEKTYFAHEMANDEYWMDSAIDQMTENVYITFDLDALDPSLLPGTGTPEPGGLFWYETLDFLKKVFEEKNVVGFDIMELCPRKNDKTSEFIAAKLYYKMLTYKFVNDDVDDDYESNFNDNSSSFDKFSKFNDDDDN, encoded by the coding sequence ATGAAAAATAGAACTTATGCCGGTATAGAGGAGGAATATTCCAAACTCGAAACTTCCAAGGTTATATTAATACCAGTTCCTTACGATGGAACCAGCACTTATCAAAAAGGTTCCGATAAAGGACCAGAAGCCTTTTTGGATGCGTCGGATAATATGGAATTGTACGATATAGAAACAGAATCCGAAGTTTACAAACAAGGAATCCACGTTACTGAACCGATTACCGAAAACGATTCTCCAGAATCAATGGTGAACGCGGTGCACGAAATCACTAAAAAGTACATTTTGAAAAATAAGTTCGTGACTACGATTGGGGGCGAGCATTCCATTTCTATAGGAAGCATCAGGGCTTTTAATGAATGTTTCGATAATCTTACAGTGCTTCAAATTGATGCGCATGCAGATTTAAGGAAGAGCTATAATGGTTCTAAATTCAATCACGCCTGTGCGGTTTATGAAGCTAGCCAATCTACCAATTTGATTCAGGTTGGGATAAGAAGTATGGATGCGATAGAAACTACCATTATCGATAACGAAAAAACCTATTTCGCCCATGAAATGGCGAACGATGAATATTGGATGGATTCTGCAATAGACCAGATGACGGAGAATGTTTATATCACATTTGATCTAGATGCACTTGATCCTTCGTTGTTGCCAGGAACCGGAACTCCGGAGCCAGGTGGATTATTTTGGTATGAAACTTTAGACTTTTTAAAAAAGGTGTTTGAAGAGAAAAACGTAGTTGGATTCGATATTATGGAGCTTTGTCCAAGAAAAAATGACAAGACTTCAGAATTTATCGCCGCTAAATTATATTATAAGATGTTGACTTATAAATTCGTCAATGATGATGTAGACGATGATTACGAAAGTAATTTCAATGACAATTCATCAAGTTTTGATAAATTTTCTAAATTTAATGACGATGACGACAACTAA
- a CDS encoding homospermidine synthase (spermidine-specific) yields MTTTKGEISNFIQKYFLHFNAASVVDAAKGYEAQLEKGAKMLVSLAGAMSTAEIGKIFAEMIRKDKVQIISCTGANLEEDIMNLVAHSHYERVPHYRDLTPKDEWDLLEKGLNRVTDTCIPEEEAFRRLQKHIHKIWKDAEDKGERYFPHEFMYKMLLSGVLEEYYEIDIKDSWMYAAAEKNLPIIVPGWEDSTMGNIFASYVLKGELKASTMKSGIEYMTFLADWYTNNSENGIGFFQIGGGIAGDFPICVVPMLYQDMERTDTPFWSYFCQISDSTTSYGSYSGAIPNEKITWGKLDIDTPKFIIESDATIVAPLIFAYLLDM; encoded by the coding sequence ATGACGACAACTAAAGGAGAGATTTCCAATTTCATACAAAAATATTTTTTGCATTTCAATGCTGCATCGGTTGTAGATGCTGCAAAGGGATATGAAGCACAATTAGAAAAAGGAGCCAAAATGTTGGTTTCCCTAGCGGGTGCCATGAGTACTGCCGAAATCGGAAAAATCTTTGCCGAGATGATTAGGAAAGATAAGGTTCAGATTATTTCTTGTACAGGAGCAAATCTTGAAGAAGATATCATGAATCTTGTGGCCCACTCTCATTACGAAAGAGTGCCACATTATAGAGATCTTACGCCAAAGGACGAATGGGATTTGTTGGAAAAGGGACTTAATCGTGTAACCGATACGTGTATCCCAGAAGAAGAAGCTTTTAGAAGACTTCAAAAACATATTCACAAGATTTGGAAAGACGCTGAAGACAAGGGCGAACGTTATTTTCCACATGAATTTATGTACAAAATGTTGCTTTCTGGAGTGTTGGAAGAATATTATGAAATAGACATTAAGGATTCTTGGATGTACGCCGCCGCAGAAAAAAACCTGCCTATAATCGTCCCAGGTTGGGAAGATAGTACCATGGGTAATATTTTTGCAAGCTATGTTCTTAAAGGAGAATTAAAGGCGAGCACCATGAAATCTGGGATTGAGTACATGACTTTCCTAGCAGATTGGTACACCAATAATTCGGAGAACGGAATTGGTTTCTTCCAGATTGGTGGAGGTATAGCAGGAGATTTTCCTATTTGTGTAGTACCGATGCTTTATCAGGACATGGAGAGAACAGACACTCCATTTTGGAGTTACTTCTGTCAGATAAGTGATTCTACCACAAGTTACGGATCATACTCTGGCGCAATCCCCAACGAGAAGATTACTTGGGGAAAATTAGATATAGATACACCTAAATTTATTATAGAAAGTGATGCAACGATTGTTGCGCCTCTTATATTTGCTTACCTATTAGATATGTAA
- a CDS encoding Choline dehydrogenase, protein MIQLNQSGTDHEYDAIVVGTGISGGWAAKELCENGLKTLVLDRGRMVTHIKDYPTANMDPWDFPNAGEPSRETKTRKYKQQRTGFVTNEEHQHFFVDDIKHPYNEVRRFDWIRGYQVGGRSLVWGRQSYRFSDIDFEANAKDGIAVDWPIRYAEIAPWYDKVEEYIGVSGSVDNWPALPDGKYLKPMNMNCVEEEFKAKLSQNYDDRIVIMGRAAHITEGTKPGLGRSSCQYRDRCMRGCPYGAYFSSNSSTLPAADATGNMTMRPFSIVHEVMYDKDKKRAIGVRVIDAETKEVFEYKAKVIFLCASAMASAAILLQSKSERFPDGLGNDSGEPGHNLMDHHFRVGASGIADGFDDKYTKGRRANGIYIPRFRNLGGKSDQKNFLRGYGYEGGAGRSGFASELVAELRYGPELKEAIFKPGEWRMSMTAFGETLPNHDNKLSLDYEKLDEWGLPTITFDADFGENEIAMRKDMKHQAMEMLDNAGYKDVSGYDDIGGMGLGIHEMGSARMGNDPKTSVLNKHNQVHACKNVYVTDGAFMVSSPCQNPSLGYMAFTARAANHATEELKKKNL, encoded by the coding sequence ATGATTCAATTAAATCAATCAGGGACCGACCACGAATATGATGCCATTGTGGTTGGAACAGGTATTTCTGGTGGTTGGGCCGCCAAGGAATTATGCGAAAACGGGCTCAAGACGCTAGTTCTGGACCGGGGTAGAATGGTAACCCATATAAAAGATTATCCTACAGCGAATATGGATCCTTGGGATTTTCCAAATGCCGGAGAACCAAGCCGAGAAACGAAAACTCGAAAATATAAACAGCAGCGTACTGGTTTTGTTACCAACGAAGAGCATCAACATTTTTTTGTAGACGACATTAAGCATCCCTACAATGAGGTAAGGCGTTTCGATTGGATCCGTGGCTATCAGGTCGGTGGTAGGTCCTTAGTTTGGGGACGTCAGAGCTATCGATTTAGTGATATTGATTTTGAAGCCAATGCAAAGGACGGGATTGCGGTAGATTGGCCTATTCGCTATGCCGAAATCGCCCCGTGGTATGACAAGGTTGAAGAGTATATAGGAGTGAGCGGAAGTGTTGACAATTGGCCTGCTCTACCTGATGGAAAGTACTTAAAGCCTATGAATATGAATTGCGTTGAAGAAGAATTCAAGGCAAAACTTTCCCAAAATTATGATGACAGGATAGTTATCATGGGTCGTGCCGCACATATAACTGAAGGTACAAAACCTGGCTTAGGTCGTAGCAGCTGTCAATATAGAGACCGATGTATGAGAGGATGTCCGTATGGCGCTTACTTTAGCAGTAATTCCTCTACCCTACCCGCAGCAGATGCAACTGGCAATATGACGATGCGGCCATTTTCTATCGTTCACGAAGTTATGTACGATAAGGATAAAAAGAGAGCAATTGGAGTCCGTGTAATTGATGCCGAGACCAAAGAAGTTTTTGAGTATAAGGCTAAAGTCATTTTCTTGTGTGCATCTGCGATGGCATCTGCCGCAATTTTACTTCAATCTAAATCAGAAAGATTCCCCGACGGACTTGGTAACGACAGTGGTGAGCCTGGTCATAACCTTATGGACCACCATTTTAGGGTCGGCGCAAGCGGTATAGCAGATGGTTTTGATGATAAATATACCAAAGGCCGTAGAGCTAATGGAATTTATATTCCAAGATTTAGAAATTTAGGTGGAAAGTCTGACCAGAAGAATTTTTTAAGAGGATATGGTTACGAGGGTGGCGCAGGACGTTCTGGATTTGCTTCGGAATTAGTCGCAGAACTTCGTTACGGTCCAGAACTTAAGGAAGCGATTTTTAAACCTGGAGAATGGCGGATGAGTATGACCGCATTTGGTGAAACCTTACCTAATCATGACAACAAACTTTCATTAGATTATGAAAAGCTGGATGAGTGGGGATTACCGACCATAACCTTCGATGCTGACTTTGGTGAAAATGAAATTGCGATGAGAAAGGACATGAAACACCAGGCAATGGAAATGCTAGATAATGCCGGCTATAAAGATGTTAGTGGGTATGACGATATAGGGGGTATGGGCTTAGGAATTCACGAAATGGGTTCTGCCCGGATGGGAAATGACCCAAAGACTTCAGTTTTAAACAAACACAATCAAGTGCATGCTTGTAAAAACGTATACGTAACTGACGGAGCATTTATGGTTTCATCTCCTTGCCAAAATCCTTCTTTGGGTTATATGGCATTTACCGCCAGAGCGGCAAACCATGCAACGGAAGAATTAAAGAAAAAAAATCTTTAA
- a CDS encoding Uncharacterized conserved protein — protein MEEEVNKQQQPNNPMHGVKLVDVLEFLVAKYSWEELAQKININCFKSNPTLKSSLKFLRKTPWARDKVERLYLDSMDNQ, from the coding sequence ATGGAAGAAGAAGTTAACAAACAACAACAGCCAAATAACCCGATGCACGGCGTAAAACTGGTTGATGTATTAGAATTTTTGGTGGCCAAATACAGCTGGGAAGAACTAGCACAAAAGATAAATATCAATTGTTTTAAGAGTAACCCGACCTTAAAATCCAGCCTTAAGTTTTTAAGGAAAACACCTTGGGCAAGGGATAAGGTAGAACGTCTTTATCTAGATTCTATGGATAATCAATAA
- a CDS encoding formamidopyrimidine-DNA glycosylase, producing the protein MPELPEVYGYQQYIEKTSLNKKITAFDCRDKRLLKKSTAEFEEHLIGQKFTGSKRIGKYLFLKTNGDKNLLMHFGMTGRPTYYKEEDDRPKYGHVVFTFENGFHLAFENKRKFGRLDLLDSIEEYQKKHKLSDDARELKLKDFIATVQKRKTDIKKVLMDQSVAAGIGNWMADDILYQARIHPEKKASDLSEKEIKTIFEKMQYVIETAIKFEAHYKDFPEEFLIHNREKGAKCFHTAGKIEKIKVGGRSTYFSPQWQKL; encoded by the coding sequence ATGCCAGAATTACCAGAAGTTTACGGCTATCAACAATATATAGAGAAAACATCACTAAATAAAAAGATTACCGCCTTTGATTGCCGAGATAAAAGATTATTGAAGAAATCGACTGCCGAGTTTGAAGAACATTTGATCGGCCAAAAGTTTACTGGAAGCAAAAGAATCGGGAAATATTTATTCTTGAAAACAAACGGAGATAAAAACCTGTTGATGCATTTTGGGATGACCGGAAGGCCAACCTACTATAAAGAAGAAGATGACCGCCCTAAATATGGGCACGTAGTGTTTACTTTTGAAAATGGCTTCCATCTCGCTTTTGAAAACAAACGAAAATTTGGCCGTTTGGATTTACTTGATTCCATTGAAGAATACCAAAAGAAACATAAGCTAAGCGACGACGCCAGAGAGCTTAAATTGAAGGATTTTATTGCCACTGTGCAAAAGCGAAAAACGGATATTAAAAAAGTTTTGATGGACCAAAGTGTGGCTGCGGGAATTGGTAATTGGATGGCGGACGATATATTATACCAGGCAAGAATCCATCCCGAGAAAAAAGCTTCGGACCTAAGTGAAAAAGAGATTAAAACCATATTCGAAAAGATGCAGTACGTTATTGAAACGGCGATAAAATTTGAAGCACATTATAAGGACTTTCCCGAAGAATTTTTAATTCATAATCGAGAAAAAGGCGCAAAATGCTTTCATACCGCCGGAAAGATTGAAAAAATAAAGGTCGGAGGTCGTTCTACCTATTTTTCACCTCAGTGGCAAAAGCTATAG
- a CDS encoding Por secretion system C-terminal sorting domain-containing protein, giving the protein MKKSLLSGLICAFILAFTNVNAQNPNSQKVNDLPPGHRFKSAFNSLPPQAKAKAQKWLDALDDVPEEDFEYLDVDQDGSILYADSFSADHSEIVSEESISPATQSISASEIFKLHSKPGASRVVYIDFDGEVLTNTAWNASAGVSTLYARPYDSNGNDSSFDSTEITDMASIWHRMAEDYAPFDVDITTEEPARFGPNVARVLITNRTDANNKLVYANAAGGVAYVNVWGNSNYEYYQPALVFYNHLGNGNAHSIAEAASHELGHNLSLSHDGTSTSGYYTGHGTGATSWAPIMGAGYYRNVTQWSNGNYADSNNSQQDIVEIGKRLGFTADDHADSISSATALVVSSDGSITVTHPENDITNENTGNKGVMGNSTDKDYFYFDTSGGNVSITATPSYIAYNYESNRGSNLDIRLTLYNSSGSLVGTFSSSTETTATISKTLNAGRYYLSVEGEGSSNYNTYGSQGQYFISGNIPAASNNNTAPSASFTSSINGRTGLFTDESTDSDGSIATYNWDFGDGSSSTSANPTHTYPADAEYTVNLTVTDNLGLTNSTSKNITTCLDSDNDGVCDSSDICPGGDDSLDSDEDGIPDYCDSCDNRVDTDGDGVKDCDDQEINSPCPNKVDSNGISIDTDGDGVADCLDVCQGGNDTADSDNDGIPDFCDDCNELIDTDRDGLNDCIDQEINSPCAYEVDANGVSLDDDNDGVANCLDICPGGDDSLDTDGDGIPDFCDMCNELIDTDGDGVSDCTDQEINSPCPNQVDNNGVSLDSDKDGVPNCQDICPNGNDNLDSDGDGIPDDCEVEECVAFTTNFESSTLTHSGSGSTSTSVNVPTNGKNVSFTILGFDQKTNGKPDSRYSEEVTVTYVDAAGSPHDYGVFSGTSNVLVNLDGNVQSVTVSLADGYDGNSSVSLEINLSSVEFCLIDGICTDTDGDGICDFEDNCPTTSNTDQADSDGDGIGDVCDNAICTSNSIAFAESSLEHSGMGSSSARLTLPTNSRDVSFTVSGLDEYTSGKPTERYIEEITVTYTDIAGNPQTYGTFSRTNSVNISIPGYVTSVTVSLTDAYNSNSSTQIAVAISGVDFCVESASPNLDGASVLDTDMSTVDKTIRLYPNPAGNEVHILSEYEPENLGRIDIFNIQGRLILSKVTNGSNKTTVGLNRIADGLYLVVVKDKNGFILESKKLAIKH; this is encoded by the coding sequence ATGAAAAAATCATTACTATCTGGGTTGATTTGTGCTTTTATACTAGCTTTTACAAATGTTAACGCCCAAAATCCGAACTCTCAAAAAGTTAATGACCTACCTCCTGGCCATCGATTTAAGTCAGCTTTTAATTCGCTTCCACCACAAGCAAAGGCCAAAGCTCAAAAATGGCTAGATGCCTTGGATGACGTTCCAGAAGAAGATTTTGAATACCTTGATGTTGATCAAGATGGAAGTATTCTTTATGCCGATTCTTTTTCTGCAGACCATTCTGAAATTGTATCCGAAGAAAGTATTTCCCCTGCAACCCAATCTATTTCGGCTTCAGAGATTTTTAAATTGCACAGTAAGCCTGGAGCGTCAAGAGTTGTCTACATAGATTTTGATGGTGAAGTTTTAACCAACACCGCGTGGAACGCCTCTGCAGGAGTTTCCACCTTATATGCAAGACCCTATGACAGCAACGGAAATGATTCGAGCTTTGATAGCACCGAAATCACTGATATGGCCTCAATATGGCATAGAATGGCAGAAGATTACGCGCCCTTTGATGTTGATATAACTACCGAAGAGCCAGCGCGATTTGGACCCAATGTGGCTAGGGTATTGATTACCAACAGAACCGACGCCAACAATAAATTAGTGTACGCTAATGCTGCGGGTGGTGTGGCATACGTAAATGTGTGGGGAAATAGTAATTATGAATATTACCAACCAGCCCTTGTATTTTATAACCATTTAGGAAATGGAAATGCACATTCTATCGCCGAAGCAGCAAGTCATGAACTTGGACACAATCTGTCTTTGAGCCATGATGGAACTAGCACTTCAGGTTATTATACTGGTCATGGTACTGGAGCTACTAGCTGGGCTCCCATAATGGGAGCTGGTTATTATAGAAACGTTACCCAATGGAGCAATGGTAATTATGCCGATTCTAATAATTCTCAACAAGATATCGTCGAAATCGGAAAGCGTCTTGGTTTTACAGCAGATGACCATGCAGACTCCATAAGCTCCGCAACGGCCTTGGTAGTTAGTTCGGATGGTTCTATAACCGTAACTCACCCAGAAAACGACATTACCAATGAAAACACTGGAAACAAAGGTGTGATGGGTAATAGTACCGATAAAGATTATTTTTATTTCGATACCTCAGGTGGAAATGTTTCTATCACCGCTACACCATCCTATATAGCTTATAATTATGAATCTAATCGAGGTAGTAACCTTGATATTCGATTAACACTTTACAACAGTTCTGGTAGTTTAGTCGGAACTTTTAGTTCTAGCACGGAAACTACTGCGACAATTTCCAAGACATTAAACGCTGGCCGGTATTACTTAAGTGTAGAAGGTGAAGGTTCTAGCAATTATAATACTTATGGTAGCCAAGGACAGTATTTTATCTCTGGAAATATTCCTGCAGCAAGTAATAATAACACAGCACCGTCGGCAAGTTTTACATCTAGTATTAACGGGCGTACCGGACTTTTTACTGATGAATCGACCGATAGCGATGGTAGCATTGCTACCTATAATTGGGATTTTGGAGACGGAAGTTCTTCAACGTCTGCCAATCCGACCCATACTTACCCAGCCGATGCAGAATACACTGTTAATTTAACGGTAACCGACAATCTCGGTTTAACAAATTCGACTTCAAAAAATATTACAACTTGCTTAGACTCTGATAATGATGGCGTCTGCGATAGCTCTGATATTTGTCCGGGCGGCGACGATTCTTTAGATAGTGATGAAGATGGCATTCCGGATTATTGCGATAGTTGCGACAATCGTGTAGATACCGACGGAGACGGCGTTAAAGATTGTGATGATCAAGAAATCAATTCACCTTGCCCAAATAAGGTAGATTCCAACGGTATTTCAATTGATACTGATGGGGACGGTGTGGCAGATTGTCTTGATGTTTGTCAGGGAGGAAATGATACTGCAGATTCTGATAATGATGGCATCCCAGATTTTTGTGATGATTGTAATGAATTGATTGACACCGATAGGGATGGATTAAATGATTGTATTGATCAGGAAATTAATTCTCCTTGCGCATATGAAGTTGATGCTAATGGCGTTTCTTTAGATGACGATAATGATGGCGTTGCAAATTGCTTAGATATTTGCCCAGGTGGCGATGATAGTCTAGATACCGATGGAGATGGTATTCCTGATTTTTGCGACATGTGTAACGAACTTATTGATACCGATGGAGATGGGGTGAGCGATTGTACCGATCAAGAAATAAATTCACCTTGTCCTAACCAAGTAGATAACAATGGTGTTTCATTGGATAGCGATAAAGACGGAGTACCAAATTGTCAAGATATTTGCCCTAACGGAAATGATAATTTAGATAGTGACGGGGATGGAATTCCAGATGATTGTGAAGTTGAAGAATGTGTAGCATTTACAACCAATTTTGAATCGAGCACATTAACTCATTCTGGTTCTGGTTCTACTAGTACGTCTGTAAATGTTCCCACTAATGGTAAAAATGTGTCTTTCACGATTTTAGGTTTTGACCAAAAAACTAATGGCAAACCAGACTCAAGATATTCTGAAGAAGTTACAGTCACCTATGTTGATGCAGCCGGAAGCCCCCACGATTATGGTGTGTTTAGTGGAACATCTAATGTTTTAGTGAATTTAGACGGAAACGTACAAAGTGTTACCGTTAGTCTAGCCGATGGTTACGATGGTAATTCATCAGTTAGCTTAGAAATAAATTTAAGCTCGGTAGAATTCTGTCTTATAGATGGCATCTGTACCGACACTGATGGAGATGGTATCTGCGATTTTGAAGATAACTGCCCTACCACATCAAATACTGATCAGGCAGACTCTGATGGCGACGGAATTGGTGACGTTTGCGATAATGCTATTTGCACATCAAATAGTATAGCCTTCGCCGAAAGTTCGTTAGAGCATTCTGGTATGGGTTCTAGCTCTGCAAGGTTAACATTACCAACCAATTCTCGTGATGTTTCTTTCACCGTATCTGGTTTGGATGAATATACCAGTGGAAAACCTACGGAACGTTATATCGAAGAAATTACAGTCACTTATACAGATATCGCCGGAAACCCACAGACGTATGGGACCTTTAGCCGGACAAATTCTGTAAATATTTCAATCCCAGGTTATGTAACGTCTGTAACTGTAAGTTTAACTGACGCATATAACAGTAATAGCTCAACCCAAATAGCGGTTGCAATTTCAGGAGTGGATTTCTGTGTGGAAAGTGCTTCACCTAATTTAGATGGTGCCAGTGTTCTAGATACCGATATGTCTACAGTGGATAAGACAATTAGATTATATCCGAATCCTGCTGGTAACGAAGTACATATTTTAAGTGAATATGAACCGGAAAATTTGGGAAGAATTGATATATTTAATATTCAAGGACGCCTAATTCTGAGCAAGGTAACAAACGGTTCTAACAAGACGACGGTAGGATTAAACCGAATTGCCGATGGCTTATACCTGGTCGTGGTAAAAGATAAGAACGGCTTCATCTTAGAGTCTAAAAAACTGGCGATTAAGCATTAA